One genomic segment of Flagellimonas marinaquae includes these proteins:
- a CDS encoding S9 family peptidase gives MKQSILRISILLLCLIFAPACKNNKEQSMSIAPPVAPKHPTKLEKHGDVRIDDYYWMNNREDQQVLDYLNAENDYFQKMTAHTKAFQEELFEEMKGRIKEDDSSVPYKLDGYWYITRYEEGKEYPIYSRKKETLEAAEELLFDCNVMAEGHDYFNLRGVSISPDNTMASFGTDTISRRQYNIQIKNLKTGEIYPDVIENTTGSAVWANDNKTLFYTKKDPVTLRSDKIYKHVLGTSADQDELVFHEEDDTYNTFVYKTKTRKYIVIGSSSTLTSEYRFLNADDPEGDFKIFSEREKGVEYSISHFEGNFYILTNKDGATNFKLMKTNENNTASEHWEEFIPHQEDVLLEDVEIFRDYYVVTERNNGLNQMKIAKWDGSLSYYLPFDSETYVAGPSVNLDFDTKILRYYYNEMGEPYAIIDFDMETKTKTVQKQQEVLGGKFDKNNYKTERIWATARDGKKVPVSIIYHKNTPLDGTSPLLQYGYGSYGATMDPYFSSIRLSLLDRGFIYAIAHIRGGEYLGRPWYEDGKLFNKKNTFTDFIDVSNHLIEKKYTSSEHLYAMGGSAGGLLMGAIINMEPELYHGVIAAVPFVDVVTTMLDDTIPLTTGEYDEWGNPNDKAYYDYIKSYSPYDNVEAKEYPHMYVSTGLHDSQVQYWEPAKWVAKLREYKTGENLLFLDTNMDAGHGGASGRFEALKETAKEYAFILDLEGKAH, from the coding sequence ATGAAACAATCCATTTTAAGAATTTCTATTCTGCTTTTATGCCTTATTTTTGCCCCCGCTTGTAAAAACAACAAAGAACAATCCATGAGTATAGCTCCGCCGGTGGCACCAAAACATCCAACCAAGCTAGAAAAGCACGGTGATGTTAGAATTGATGATTATTATTGGATGAACAATAGGGAAGATCAACAGGTTCTCGATTATTTAAATGCCGAGAACGATTATTTCCAAAAAATGACGGCCCACACCAAAGCGTTCCAAGAAGAACTTTTTGAAGAAATGAAGGGAAGGATCAAGGAAGATGATTCTTCCGTACCCTATAAGCTCGACGGATATTGGTACATAACCCGTTACGAAGAAGGAAAGGAATACCCGATTTATTCCAGAAAAAAAGAAACGCTGGAAGCAGCGGAAGAACTGTTGTTCGATTGTAACGTAATGGCAGAAGGTCACGATTATTTTAACTTGAGAGGTGTTTCCATAAGCCCGGACAATACCATGGCATCATTTGGAACCGACACTATTTCCAGAAGACAGTACAATATCCAGATAAAAAACCTAAAAACAGGTGAAATATACCCGGATGTTATCGAAAATACAACGGGCAGCGCAGTATGGGCCAACGACAACAAAACTTTGTTCTACACTAAAAAAGACCCTGTCACCCTTCGTTCCGATAAAATATATAAGCATGTATTGGGCACATCTGCCGACCAGGATGAATTGGTTTTTCATGAAGAAGACGACACTTACAACACCTTTGTTTATAAAACAAAGACCAGAAAATATATTGTAATCGGATCCAGTAGCACCCTTACTTCGGAATATCGCTTTTTAAATGCCGATGATCCCGAAGGCGATTTTAAAATCTTTTCTGAGCGGGAAAAAGGCGTGGAGTATTCCATATCCCATTTTGAAGGTAACTTTTATATACTTACCAATAAGGATGGTGCAACTAACTTTAAGTTGATGAAAACCAACGAAAACAACACCGCATCCGAACATTGGGAAGAATTTATTCCGCACCAAGAAGATGTGCTGCTCGAAGATGTGGAAATTTTCAGGGATTATTACGTGGTTACCGAAAGAAACAACGGTCTCAATCAGATGAAGATTGCCAAATGGGATGGTTCCCTTAGTTATTATTTGCCTTTTGATAGCGAGACTTATGTAGCGGGACCATCTGTGAACTTGGATTTTGACACAAAAATACTTCGTTATTATTATAACGAAATGGGTGAACCTTATGCCATCATCGATTTTGACATGGAAACCAAGACCAAAACGGTTCAAAAACAACAAGAGGTCCTTGGAGGCAAGTTCGATAAAAATAATTATAAGACCGAACGTATATGGGCCACGGCGAGGGACGGCAAAAAAGTGCCTGTTTCCATAATATACCATAAAAATACCCCACTGGACGGCACAAGTCCTTTGTTGCAATACGGTTATGGTTCTTACGGAGCAACGATGGATCCTTATTTTTCATCCATACGATTGAGTTTATTGGATAGAGGGTTTATTTATGCGATTGCACACATTAGAGGTGGTGAATATTTAGGAAGACCTTGGTACGAAGATGGCAAATTATTCAATAAAAAGAACACCTTCACGGATTTTATAGATGTTTCCAACCACTTGATCGAGAAGAAATATACTAGCTCCGAACATTTGTATGCCATGGGTGGTTCCGCTGGCGGACTCTTAATGGGGGCCATCATAAATATGGAACCAGAACTGTACCATGGCGTAATTGCTGCAGTACCTTTCGTAGATGTGGTAACCACAATGTTGGACGATACCATTCCGTTGACCACTGGCGAATATGACGAATGGGGAAATCCTAATGACAAGGCGTATTACGATTACATAAAATCATACTCGCCGTATGATAATGTTGAGGCCAAGGAATATCCCCATATGTATGTGTCCACAGGACTGCACGACTCTCAAGTTCAATACTGGGAGCCTGCCAAATGGGTAGCCAAGTTAAGGGAATACAAAACCGGGGAAAACCTCTTGTTTTTGGATACGAACATGGATGCCGGCCATGGTGGGGCATCGGGCAGATTTGAAGCATTGAAGGAAACCGCAAAGGAATATGCCTTTATTTTGGACCTCGAAGGAAAAGCCCATTAA
- a CDS encoding PLP-dependent cysteine synthase family protein: protein MKKQINAHSNILDLIGSTPLVKLNRITAPLTGNFYAKLECFNPGHSSKDRIAIHIIEEAERKGILKPGSTIIETTSGNTGFSLAMVSIVKGYKCILAVSSKSSPDKIDMLRSMGANVYVCPAHVSADDPRSYYEVAKRLHSETPNSIYINQYFNELNIDAHYSSTGPEIWEQTNGQITHLVACSGTGGTISGIARYLKEQNPNIKVLGVDAYGSVLKKYHETGEFDHNEVYPYRIEGLGKNLIPSATDFNAIDRYIKVTDGESAHMARKLAHTEGIFAGYTSGAATQALYQLNTEGEFTEDSNVVVVFPDHGSRYMSKVYSNEWMDNQGFFDIQDAEVPEEIKYIK, encoded by the coding sequence ATGAAGAAACAGATAAATGCGCACAGCAATATCCTAGACCTAATTGGAAGTACCCCCTTGGTTAAGCTAAACAGAATTACCGCCCCTCTTACTGGAAATTTCTATGCTAAACTTGAATGCTTTAACCCCGGACATTCTTCAAAGGACAGAATTGCAATTCATATTATTGAAGAAGCCGAGCGAAAAGGGATTCTTAAGCCGGGTAGCACCATTATCGAGACCACATCTGGCAATACGGGCTTTAGCCTTGCCATGGTAAGCATTGTTAAGGGATACAAATGTATTTTGGCAGTAAGTTCAAAATCGTCCCCGGACAAGATTGATATGTTGCGTTCCATGGGAGCGAACGTTTATGTATGTCCTGCCCATGTAAGTGCAGATGACCCACGTTCGTATTACGAAGTGGCCAAACGTTTGCACAGTGAAACCCCGAATTCAATTTACATCAACCAATATTTTAACGAGCTTAATATAGATGCCCACTATTCCAGTACAGGGCCGGAAATTTGGGAACAGACCAATGGTCAGATAACCCACTTGGTGGCTTGTAGTGGAACAGGTGGTACCATTTCTGGTATTGCCCGTTATTTAAAAGAGCAAAACCCGAACATTAAAGTTTTGGGGGTCGATGCGTATGGATCGGTATTGAAAAAGTACCACGAAACAGGGGAATTTGATCATAACGAAGTTTACCCATACCGAATTGAAGGTTTGGGGAAAAATTTGATTCCTTCCGCTACAGATTTCAATGCAATAGACAGATATATAAAGGTAACCGATGGCGAAAGTGCCCATATGGCACGTAAATTGGCCCATACCGAAGGTATTTTTGCAGGATATACCAGTGGTGCAGCCACTCAGGCACTGTATCAATTGAACACGGAGGGAGAATTTACGGAAGACAGTAATGTTGTTGTGGTATTCCCGGACCATGGTTCAAGATATATGAGCAAGGTATACAGCAACGAATGGATGGACAACCAAGGGTTTTTCGATATCCAAGATGCCGAGGTTCCCGAAGAAATCAAATACATAAAATAA
- a CDS encoding aminotransferase class I/II-fold pyridoxal phosphate-dependent enzyme, translated as MRDLFDRIIENKGPLGKWASQAEGYFVFPKLEGPISNRMKFQGKDVITWSINDYLGLANLPEIKKVDGEAAMEHGAAYPMGARMMSGHTDYHEQLQNELAEFVQKEAAYLLNFGYQGFMSVIDALVAKDDIIVYDVDCHACIIDGVRLHMGKRFTFKHNDPESLEKNLERATKLANETGGGILVISEGVFGMRGEQGILKEIVELKKKFQFRLLVDDAHGFGTLGKTGAGAGEEQGVQDQIDVYLATFAKSMASIGAFVAADKEIIEYLKYNLRSQMFAKSLPMIYVKGALKRLDMLRTMPELKAKLWENVNALQNGLKERGFDIGTTSSCVTPVYLNGSIPEAMALVKDLRENHGIFCSIVVYPVIPKGLILLRLIPTATHTMKDIEETLDAFSSIRERLQNGTYKRLSAAVAAAMGE; from the coding sequence ATGAGAGATTTATTCGATAGAATCATTGAGAACAAAGGACCTTTGGGTAAATGGGCTTCACAAGCAGAAGGCTATTTTGTATTTCCAAAACTGGAGGGTCCCATTTCCAACAGAATGAAATTTCAAGGAAAGGACGTAATAACGTGGAGTATCAATGACTATCTGGGTCTCGCCAACTTGCCCGAGATTAAAAAAGTGGACGGTGAAGCAGCCATGGAGCACGGAGCAGCCTATCCCATGGGTGCCCGAATGATGAGCGGTCATACCGATTACCACGAACAATTACAGAACGAATTGGCAGAATTTGTTCAAAAAGAAGCCGCTTACCTATTGAATTTTGGATACCAAGGATTTATGTCCGTAATCGACGCCTTGGTGGCCAAAGATGACATAATCGTGTACGATGTGGACTGCCATGCTTGTATTATTGATGGTGTTCGATTGCACATGGGCAAGCGCTTTACCTTTAAACATAACGACCCCGAAAGTTTAGAAAAAAACCTTGAGCGCGCTACAAAATTGGCCAATGAGACCGGTGGTGGAATCTTGGTGATTTCCGAGGGCGTATTCGGTATGCGTGGTGAGCAAGGAATACTTAAAGAAATTGTGGAGCTTAAGAAAAAGTTCCAGTTCAGGCTATTGGTGGATGATGCCCATGGATTTGGAACTTTGGGCAAAACAGGTGCCGGAGCTGGAGAAGAGCAAGGGGTACAAGACCAGATTGATGTGTACTTGGCCACATTTGCCAAATCCATGGCGAGTATTGGCGCCTTTGTTGCGGCAGATAAAGAAATTATAGAGTACTTAAAATACAACCTTCGTTCACAGATGTTCGCAAAATCCTTGCCCATGATCTATGTTAAGGGCGCGTTGAAAAGATTGGATATGTTGCGAACTATGCCAGAACTTAAGGCAAAGTTGTGGGAGAATGTAAACGCGCTACAAAACGGATTAAAGGAAAGAGGGTTCGATATTGGTACAACATCAAGCTGTGTGACCCCTGTTTACCTGAACGGAAGTATACCCGAAGCAATGGCCTTGGTTAAGGACTTGCGCGAAAATCATGGGATTTTCTGTTCCATAGTGGTTTATCCCGTAATTCCAAAAGGATTGATTCTACTCCGTTTGATTCCAACAGCAACGCACACCATGAAGGATATCGAAGAAACCTTGGATGCATTTTCATCGATCAGGGAGCGTTTACAAAATGGAACGTACAAACGATTGTCTGCTGCCGTGGCAGCTGCAATGGGAGAATAA
- a CDS encoding DMT family transporter produces the protein MNWILLIIAGLFEVAFAACLGKAKETSGTEATYWYLGFLVCLAISMVLLVKVTQHLPIGTAYAVWTGIGAVGTVLIGILVFKEPATFWRLFFITTLIVSIIGLKLVSN, from the coding sequence ATGAATTGGATATTATTGATTATTGCCGGGCTTTTTGAAGTTGCATTTGCAGCCTGTCTCGGAAAAGCCAAAGAAACATCTGGAACCGAAGCGACTTACTGGTATTTGGGCTTTTTGGTATGTTTGGCCATAAGCATGGTCCTTTTAGTAAAAGTTACCCAACACTTGCCCATAGGAACTGCATATGCAGTTTGGACCGGTATCGGTGCCGTCGGGACTGTTTTAATAGGAATTTTGGTCTTTAAGGAACCGGCCACTTTTTGGCGACTTTTTTTTATAACTACTTTGATTGTTTCCATAATTGGACTAAAACTAGTCTCCAACTAG
- a CDS encoding sugar O-acetyltransferase produces the protein MTEKEKMLNGEYYDSRDPELIKIYHKARKLLKDYNNLNSELIQERERILNELFEHKAHGVWIEIPFYCDYGENISIGENTFVNTNCMFLDNNKIKIGKNGLIAPYVQIYTATHPLKASERIVQNKNENRYLTYTKPVTIGDNVWVGGNSVIFPGVTIGSNVTIGAGSVVTKDIPDNVLAYGNPCKVIKILE, from the coding sequence GTGACGGAAAAAGAAAAAATGCTAAATGGGGAATATTACGACTCCCGAGACCCAGAACTGATTAAAATCTATCATAAAGCACGAAAACTTCTGAAAGATTACAATAATCTAAATTCCGAACTAATCCAAGAACGGGAGCGGATTCTAAACGAACTTTTTGAACACAAGGCCCATGGTGTTTGGATAGAAATCCCATTTTATTGCGATTATGGAGAAAATATCTCCATTGGAGAAAACACCTTTGTCAATACCAATTGCATGTTTTTGGACAATAATAAAATCAAAATCGGCAAAAACGGGCTAATCGCCCCGTATGTTCAAATCTATACCGCCACACATCCATTAAAGGCCTCAGAAAGAATTGTTCAAAACAAGAACGAAAACCGCTATCTCACCTATACCAAGCCAGTGACTATTGGCGATAATGTTTGGGTGGGCGGGAATTCCGTAATTTTTCCTGGAGTAACCATAGGAAGCAATGTGACCATTGGTGCAGGAAGCGTCGTAACCAAAGATATTCCCGATAACGTGCTGGCGTACGGCAACCCATGCAAAGTGATAAAAATATTGGAATAG
- a CDS encoding glutaminase, whose translation MDIKEIVQSVFDRTKGIEDKGKLASYIPELKNVDPDSFGVHISTTNHLNFGVGNYHDKFSIQSIVKVLSLAMAYSLLGEDLWQRVKVEPSGTAFNSLVQLEVENGIPRNPFINAGALVVTDVLMSSLNNPQQDFLAFLKNLSKSNSIAYSNKITASEKKVGYRNAALCNFLKSFHNIDNDPTDVLDFYFKMCSIEMSCEELSQLFLFLANGGCTLHKNNRIITRSQTKRINALMQTCGFYDESGDFAFRVGLPGKSGVGGGIVAVHPKEYAIAVWSPPLNQKGNSYKGMRFLEEFTTRTELSIF comes from the coding sequence GTGGATATTAAAGAGATTGTTCAAAGCGTTTTTGATAGGACAAAAGGTATTGAAGACAAAGGCAAACTGGCCTCCTATATTCCCGAGCTCAAAAATGTTGACCCAGACTCGTTCGGAGTCCATATTTCTACAACCAACCACTTGAACTTTGGTGTTGGTAATTACCATGACAAATTTTCCATACAAAGTATAGTAAAAGTACTGTCTTTGGCCATGGCCTACAGTTTGCTCGGTGAGGATTTATGGCAGAGGGTAAAGGTTGAACCCTCCGGAACCGCTTTTAACTCCCTTGTTCAGCTTGAGGTAGAAAATGGGATACCAAGAAATCCCTTTATCAATGCTGGGGCACTTGTGGTCACCGATGTGCTTATGAGCAGTTTAAATAACCCTCAACAAGATTTTTTGGCCTTCCTTAAAAATCTGTCCAAGAGCAATTCGATAGCATATTCAAACAAAATAACGGCATCCGAAAAAAAAGTGGGGTACAGAAATGCGGCACTTTGTAATTTTTTAAAATCTTTTCACAATATCGATAACGACCCAACCGATGTGTTGGATTTTTACTTTAAAATGTGTTCCATAGAAATGAGTTGTGAAGAATTATCCCAACTTTTCTTGTTCCTTGCAAATGGCGGTTGCACCCTGCACAAGAACAACCGAATAATAACCCGGAGCCAAACCAAAAGAATAAATGCGCTTATGCAAACTTGTGGTTTTTATGATGAATCCGGCGATTTCGCCTTTAGGGTCGGGCTGCCCGGAAAAAGTGGCGTCGGCGGTGGAATTGTGGCCGTACACCCCAAGGAATACGCCATTGCAGTTTGGAGTCCCCCATTAAATCAAAAGGGTAACTCATACAAAGGCATGCGTTTTCTCGAAGAATTTACCACTCGGACCGAATTGTCCATATTCTGA